In one Paraburkholderia azotifigens genomic region, the following are encoded:
- a CDS encoding FAD binding domain-containing protein has product MELFQLSRANDVRDAVAAGAASQTAQQGAHVRFLAGGTTLLDLMKLDVERPARVVDISRLPLDRVETTDEGGVRIGATVRNADLAMHPLIHEPYAVLSQALLAGASAQLRNMATTGGNLLQRTRCVYFRDTAMPCNKRAPGSGCAARTGFNRTMAILGTSDACIATNPSDMNVALAALGATIQIQGTKGARTVPIDDFYLLPGDTPERETVLEPGDLVTHVTLPPIPGSRSLYLKLRDRASYEFALASAAVVVNVSDGRITRAHVALGGVGTKPWHACEAEAELAGAVPDTASFARAADAALANAKPQSQNGFKIELARRCLIHALTLVTQSV; this is encoded by the coding sequence ATGGAACTGTTCCAGCTTTCGCGCGCGAACGACGTGCGCGACGCCGTCGCGGCGGGCGCCGCCTCGCAGACGGCGCAACAGGGCGCGCACGTGCGCTTTCTTGCGGGCGGCACGACACTGCTCGATCTGATGAAGCTCGACGTCGAGCGGCCCGCGCGCGTGGTCGATATCAGCCGGCTGCCGCTCGATCGCGTCGAAACGACGGACGAAGGGGGCGTGCGCATCGGCGCGACCGTGCGCAATGCCGACCTCGCGATGCATCCGCTGATCCACGAGCCGTACGCGGTGTTGTCGCAGGCGTTGCTCGCGGGCGCGTCCGCGCAGTTGCGCAACATGGCGACGACGGGCGGCAATCTGCTGCAACGCACGCGCTGCGTGTACTTCCGCGATACCGCGATGCCCTGCAACAAACGCGCGCCCGGTTCGGGCTGCGCCGCGCGCACCGGCTTCAACCGGACCATGGCGATACTCGGCACGAGCGACGCATGCATTGCGACCAATCCGTCGGACATGAATGTCGCGCTCGCGGCGCTCGGCGCGACGATCCAGATCCAGGGGACGAAAGGCGCGCGCACTGTGCCCATCGACGATTTCTACCTGTTGCCCGGCGACACGCCCGAGCGGGAAACCGTGCTCGAACCCGGCGATCTCGTCACGCATGTCACGCTGCCGCCGATTCCGGGCAGCCGCTCGCTGTATCTGAAGCTGCGCGATCGCGCGTCGTATGAGTTCGCGTTGGCGTCGGCGGCTGTCGTCGTTAACGTGTCCGATGGGCGCATCACGCGCGCGCATGTCGCGCTCGGCGGTGTCGGCACGAAGCCGTGGCACGCGTGCGAAGCCGAGGCCGAACTCGCGGGCGCCGTGCCCGACACGGCGAGCTTCGCGCGCGCCGCCGACGCCGCGCTCGCCAATGCGAAGCCGCAGAGCCAGAACGGCTTCAAGATCGAACTCGCGCGGCGCTGCCTGATTCATGCATTGACTCTGGTCACGCAGTCCGTCTGA
- a CDS encoding enoyl-CoA hydratase → MIELDYAHDGSVALLTLKRPPANAFTPEGLLQLQHTIGRLNDEAQVRAIVITGDGPKFFSAGADLNTFADGNKEVARLAASRFGGAFEVLQNARPVVIAAINGYAMGGGLECALACDIRIAEQHAVMALPETAVGLLPCGCGTQTLPWLVGEGWAKRIVLTGERVDAATALRIGLVEEVVEKGAAREFALAMAARVAGLSPQAVTYSKELIQQARNGVPRSAALAVERERFVDLFDGADQREGVNAFLEKRAPKWQTAEARELQR, encoded by the coding sequence ATGATCGAACTCGACTACGCTCACGACGGCAGCGTCGCGCTGCTGACCTTGAAGCGTCCGCCCGCCAACGCGTTCACCCCGGAAGGGCTGCTGCAGTTGCAGCACACCATCGGACGTCTGAACGATGAAGCACAGGTGCGCGCCATCGTCATCACGGGCGACGGTCCCAAATTCTTCAGTGCGGGCGCCGACCTCAACACGTTCGCCGACGGCAACAAGGAAGTCGCGCGTCTCGCAGCGTCGCGCTTCGGTGGCGCATTCGAGGTGCTGCAAAACGCGCGACCCGTCGTGATCGCGGCGATCAACGGCTATGCGATGGGCGGCGGCCTGGAATGCGCGCTCGCCTGCGATATCCGCATCGCCGAACAACATGCCGTAATGGCGCTGCCGGAAACGGCCGTCGGTTTGCTGCCATGCGGCTGCGGCACGCAAACGCTGCCCTGGCTCGTGGGCGAAGGCTGGGCGAAGCGCATCGTGCTGACGGGCGAACGCGTCGATGCGGCGACGGCACTGCGCATCGGCCTCGTCGAGGAAGTGGTCGAGAAGGGCGCGGCGCGCGAGTTCGCACTCGCGATGGCGGCGCGCGTCGCGGGCCTGAGTCCTCAGGCCGTCACGTACAGCAAGGAACTGATCCAGCAGGCGCGCAACGGCGTGCCGCGCAGTGCGGCGCTCGCAGTGGAGCGCGAACGTTTCGTCGATCTGTTCGATGGCGCGGATCAGCGCGAGGGCGTCAATGCGTTCCTCGAAAAACGCGCGCCGAAGTGGCAAACGGCAGAAGCCCGGGAGTTGCAGCGATGA
- a CDS encoding (2Fe-2S)-binding protein, with protein sequence MPHTIARPPLTPQDNRERSGAPQFAPGVTIPVELNVNGTSYALSLDPRTTLLDALREHLHLTGTKKGCDHGQCGACTVHVNGRRVNACLSLAATHAGDTITTIEGIGEPDALHPMQAAFVECDGYQCGYCTAGQIMSAVALLGEPIGPDDADVREAMSGNLCRCGAYQNIVTAIQSVRGKR encoded by the coding sequence ATGCCCCACACCATCGCACGGCCCCCACTCACGCCTCAGGACAACCGCGAACGCAGCGGCGCGCCACAGTTCGCGCCGGGCGTCACGATTCCCGTCGAACTGAATGTGAACGGCACGTCTTACGCGCTGTCGCTCGATCCTCGCACCACGTTGCTCGATGCGTTGCGCGAGCATCTGCATCTGACCGGCACGAAAAAAGGCTGCGACCACGGCCAATGCGGCGCGTGCACAGTGCACGTGAACGGCCGCCGCGTGAATGCCTGTCTGTCGCTCGCGGCCACGCATGCGGGCGACACGATCACCACCATCGAAGGCATCGGCGAGCCCGATGCGCTTCATCCGATGCAGGCCGCTTTCGTCGAATGCGACGGCTATCAGTGCGGTTATTGCACGGCAGGCCAGATCATGTCGGCCGTCGCGCTGCTCGGCGAGCCAATCGGCCCAGACGATGCCGACGTGCGCGAAGCCATGAGCGGCAACCTGTGCCGCTGCGGCGCGTACCAGAACATCGTGACGGCCATCCAGTCCGTGCGCGGCAAGCGCTGA
- a CDS encoding enoyl-CoA hydratase/isomerase family protein: protein MSAVLEQEAMHEPDVLFRVVNRVAIVTLNRPAALNALSHDMVRELAVLIEQCRDDSGIVAVVLRGAGTKGFCAGGDVRALHGMRQRNESGWQQFFIDEYRLDYALHTFPKPVVALLDGIAMGGGMGLGQAARLRIVTERTKIAMPETRIGFLPDVGATRFLSVMPAEIELYVGLTGVTLTGADALLFRLADLCVPSEWLDTFEERLLRIDTADVAAGDLLRALRTVFEPPCNIVPHAGLGAFTQLMMRHFDRRSGIERIVATLRQDLEREHAREVRQWLQATCDALTSHSPTMLYVTRDALLRGRQMTLAECFRMELGIVTRAIEEGDFSEGVRAHLVDKDRKPRWAPATLSEVRPERVRHFLSSPWRTQAHPLADLGGQSQNR from the coding sequence ATGAGCGCCGTCCTCGAACAGGAAGCCATGCACGAACCGGACGTGCTGTTTCGCGTCGTCAATCGCGTCGCGATCGTCACGCTCAACCGGCCCGCCGCGCTCAACGCGCTGTCGCACGACATGGTGCGCGAACTGGCCGTGCTGATCGAGCAATGCCGCGACGATAGCGGGATCGTCGCCGTCGTGCTGCGCGGCGCGGGCACGAAAGGCTTCTGCGCGGGCGGCGACGTGCGCGCGCTGCACGGCATGCGCCAGCGCAACGAGAGCGGCTGGCAGCAGTTCTTTATCGACGAATACCGGCTCGACTACGCGCTGCACACGTTCCCGAAACCCGTCGTCGCATTGCTCGACGGCATCGCGATGGGCGGCGGCATGGGACTAGGCCAGGCGGCGCGGCTGCGCATCGTCACCGAGCGCACGAAGATCGCGATGCCGGAGACGCGCATCGGCTTTCTGCCGGATGTCGGCGCGACGCGTTTTCTGTCCGTGATGCCCGCCGAGATCGAACTGTATGTCGGACTGACGGGCGTCACGCTCACAGGCGCCGATGCGCTGCTGTTCCGGCTCGCCGATCTATGCGTGCCGTCGGAATGGCTCGATACGTTCGAAGAGCGCCTGTTGCGCATCGACACGGCCGACGTCGCCGCCGGCGATCTGCTGCGTGCGTTGCGCACGGTATTCGAGCCGCCGTGCAACATCGTTCCGCATGCGGGGCTCGGCGCTTTCACGCAATTGATGATGCGGCACTTCGACAGGCGTTCGGGCATCGAGCGCATCGTCGCGACGTTGCGCCAGGATCTCGAACGCGAACATGCACGCGAAGTGCGTCAATGGCTGCAGGCCACCTGCGATGCGCTCACGTCGCACTCGCCGACCATGCTGTACGTCACCCGCGATGCACTGTTGCGCGGCCGTCAGATGACGCTCGCCGAATGCTTCAGGATGGAACTGGGCATCGTCACGCGCGCGATCGAGGAGGGCGATTTCAGCGAGGGCGTGCGCGCCCATCTCGTCGACAAGGACCGCAAGCCGCGCTGGGCGCCCGCGACGCTGTCCGAGGTGCGGCCGGAGCGCGTGCGGCATTTTCTGTCGTCGCCTTGGCGGACGCAGGCGCATCCGCTGGCGGATCTCGGCGGGCAATCTCAGAACCGGTAA